From Huiozyma naganishii CBS 8797 chromosome 11, complete genome, a single genomic window includes:
- the MTF2 gene encoding Mtf2p (similar to Saccharomyces cerevisiae MTF2 (YDL044C); ancestral locus Anc_3.147), whose amino-acid sequence MLKDAEMRNSVTSFSGPGMLPLRSVQHRCCHARLFHWSARWAKNEPFSSDIHGDTRGDGPSFRSKVAQTPATQSDETIQERAMFDKLFANMQEKQERESLRRREPRDSLNLKVSFGKYDLDKTEQQQPPRQPPQRQRFTDANVVLQLERLKAGVRSCRPGIGAGPGSGPEHLCVQYAQRNGRRAGTVAGKQKRKTLDRVDGASGSALEQTAPLPEISKDLHIDLQKVEAEERFKAELTQAMRPYMESPVFLERIRTDYDATVYVRDAMENFERRDKSLDKAVSTMSPRGSPPASTFRSRANPGDAAVPEPQPVTLPYTICHLLRQTQAWSSARRYTLAMCVYEFCRRSADVSSYLYLCDVDFYNCLLELTWDNYPEAHRIAQLTAEMQTNGVRGDIYTVGILDKIVHEMRSINDDIIDEDNWQQMKNRALTVGVIWNKETSSDLLIVENYLRHLKRQLTS is encoded by the coding sequence ATGCTTAAAGACGCAGAGATGAGGAACTCTGTAACGAGTTTCAGCGGTCCAGGTATGTTGCCGCTGCGGAGTGTACAGCACAGGTGCTGCCACGCTCGACTGTTTCACTGGAGTGCACGTTGGGCGAAGAACGAGCCGTTTAGCAGCGATATTCATGGCGATACCCGTGGCGATGGGCCCAGCTTCAGGAGTAAAGTGGCCCAGACACCGGCTACGCAGAGCGACGAGACAATCCAAGAGCGTGCTATGTTTGATAAGCTGTTTGCCAACATGCAGGAAAAGCAGGAACGGGAATCCCTGCGGCGGCGGGAACCACGGGACTCGCTGAACTTGAAGGTGTCCTTTGGAAAGTACGACTTGGACAAGACGgaacaacagcagccaCCGAGACAGCCACCGCAGAGACAACGGTTCACGGACGCTAATGTCGTCCTGCAATTGGAGCGGTTGAAGGCTGGGGTCCGTAGCTGCAGACCAGGAATCGGAGCAGGACCAGGATCAGGACCAGAACATCTCTGTGTTCAATATGCTCAGCGCAATGGAAGACGAGCTGGCACTGTTGCAGGGAAACAAAAGCGGAAGACGCTCGATAGGGTCGACGGTGCCAGTGGCAGTGCCCTGGAGCAGACCGCTCCACTCCCGGAAATCTCTAAGGACCTGCACATCGACCTGCAGAAAGTGGAGGCCGAGGAACGGTTCAAAGCGGAACTGACACAGGCGATGCGGCCGTACATGGAGAGTCCAGTGTTCTTGGAGCGCATCCGGACAGATTACGACGCTACGGTGTACGTCCGGGATGCGATGGAGAACTTTGAGCGCCGCGACAAGAGTCTCGATAAAGCAGTGAGCACAATGTCCCCACGGGGAAGTCCTCCAGCGAGTACGTTCCGGAGTCGAGCAAATCCTGGGGACGCTGCTGTGCCGGAACCACAGCCGGTGACGTTGCCCTACACGATCTGTCACTTGTTGCGGCAGACTCAGGCGTGGTCCAGTGCGAGGCGGTACACACTCGCGATGTGCGTATACGAGTTCTGCCGCCGCAGCGCGGACGTCTCATCTTACTTGTACCTGTGCGACGTGGACTTCTACAACTGCCTACTCGAATTGACGTGGGATAACTACCCTGAGGCACACCGAATCGCCCAACTGACTGCAGAGATGCAGACGAACGGCGTTAGGGGGGACATCTACACTGTCGGGATCCTCGACAAGATCGTGCACGAGATGCGCTCGATCAACGACGACATCATCGACGAGGACAACTGGCAACAGATGAAGAACCGTGCCCTTACAGTCGGTGTCATctggaacaaagaaacaagttcGGACCTGCTCATTGTGGAGAACTACTTGCGCCATTTAAAGCGGCAATTGACCAGCTGA
- the SIT4 gene encoding type 2A-related serine/threonine-protein phosphatase SIT4 (similar to Saccharomyces cerevisiae SIT4 (YDL047W); ancestral locus Anc_3.142): protein MSGPDEWLETVKKCQALTEPQMKQLCELVKELLMEESNIQPVRTPVTVCGDIHGQFHDLLELFRTSGGFPDAVNYVFLGDYVDRGFYSLETFTLLLCLKAKYPSRITLVRGNHESRQITQVYGFYEECLNKYGSTTVWKYCCQVFDFLTLAAIIDGQILCVHGGLSPEIRMLDQIRVLSRAQEVPHEGGFSDLLWSDPDNVEAWQVSPRGAGWLFGAKVAREFNHVNGLQLIARAHQLVMEGFKYHFPERDVVTVWSAPNYCYRCGNVASVMQVDDELEPTFKIFSAVPDDYVQENGGIVPASGGGDAAGAGNQRAGYFL from the coding sequence ATGAGCGGCCCTGACGAGTGGCTGGAGACCGTGAAGAAGTGCCAGGCGCTGACGGAACCGCAGATGAAGCAGCTGTGCGAGCTCGTGAAGGAGTTGCTCATGGAAGAGTCGAACATCCAGCCCGTGAGGACTCCAGTGACTGTCTGCGGTGACATCCATGGCCAGTTCCACGACCTGCTGGAGTTGTTCCGCACGAGTGGTGGGTTCCCTGACGCGGTGAACTACGTGTTCCTTGGGGACTACGTCGACAGAGGGTTCTACTCTTTGGAGACGTTCACTTTGCTTCTGTGTCTCAAGGCGAAGTATCCGTCGAGGATCACGCTGGTGCGAGGGAACCACGAGTCCCGACAGATCACTCAGGTGTACGGTTTCTACGAGGAGTGTCTCAACAAGTACGGCTCGACGACCGTGTGGAAGTACTGTTGCCAAGTGTTCGATTTCCTCACGCTTGCTGCGATCATCGATGGCCAGATCCTCTGCGTCCACGGTGGGTTATCCCCCGAGATCCGCATGCTGGACCAGATCAGAGTGTTGTCCCGTGCACAGGAGGTACCGCATGAGGGTGGGTTCTCTGACCTGTTGTGGTCGGACCCGGATAACGTCGAGGCATGGCAAGTCAGTCCGAGAGGTGCAGGGTGGCTCTTCGGTGCGAAAGTCGCCCGAGAGTTCAACCACGTCAACGGGTTACAACTGATCGCAAGGGCTCACCAACTGGTCATGGAGGGGTTCAAGTACCATTTCCCAGAGAGAGACGTCGTCACCGTCTGGTCAGCTCCAAATTACTGCTACAGGTGCGGTAACGTCGCCAGTGTCATGCAAGTGGACGATGAGTTGGAACCGACTTTCAAGATATTCTCCGCAGTACCGGACGACTACGTCCAGGAGAACGGCGGCATCGTCCCGGCATCGGGGGGAGGCGACGCCGCGGGCGCTGGGAACCAGAGAGCTGGGTACTTTTTGTAA
- the MRP10 gene encoding mitochondrial 37S ribosomal protein mS37 (similar to Saccharomyces cerevisiae MRP10 (YDL045W-A); ancestral locus Anc_3.145), with product MPKPPVNRLPPLPRLRVKKPVIRQETNRCLVLMSNLLQCWSSNGHMNPVCSNLAEELKLCTAKNAQGGQAGQKQQKSNINYHAARLYDKISGKPHD from the coding sequence ATGCCCAAACCACCAGTGAACAGGTTGCCACCACTGCCCAGGCTGAGGGTGAAGAAGCCCGTGATCCGGCAGGAGACGAACCGGTGTCTCGTGCTGATGTCGAACCTGTTGCAATGTTGGTCTTCCAACGGACACATGAACCCAGTGTGTAGCAATCTTGCAGAGGAGTTGAAACTATGCACGGCGAAGAACGCACAAGGTGGGCAAGCTGGGCAGAAACAGCAGAAGAGCAATATCAACTACCATGCGGCAAGACTTTACGACAAGATTAGCGGGAAACCGCACGACtaa
- the RTG1 gene encoding Rtg1p (similar to Saccharomyces cerevisiae RTG1 (YOL067C); ancestral locus Anc_3.152), with protein sequence MNTIPEAEPSSVTSSSSFQTFQNDRKRRDNINERIQELLQLIPREYFQEYYNGSKDLPPPEEETPNASKLKGTGTRDGKPNKGQILTQAVEYITQLQNEVDSRNREEVELMLKVQKLGKTTGTLIDDINLEDTSAEIELSRIGVGPLAGDGNDRKPAKPQTQPQQSQPHQSFEYGGYSEYN encoded by the coding sequence ATGAACACTATCCCTGAGGCAGAGCCCTCGTCGGTTACTTCTAGCTCTAGTTTCCAGACATTCCAGAACGATAGGAAGCGGAGAGACAACATCAACGAGCGGATCCAGGAGTTGCTGCAGTTAATCCCACGGGAGTACTTCCAAGAGTACTACAACGGGTCCAAGGACCTCCCACccccagaggaggagaccCCCAATGCATCAAAGTTGAAGGGCACGGGGACGAGAGACGGCAAGCCGAACAAGGGCCAGATACTGACACAGGCGGTCGAGTACATCACGCAGTTACAGAACGAGGTCGACTCCCGCAACAGGGAGGAAGTGGAGCTGATGCTGAAAGTACAGAAGCTGGGCAAGACTACGGGCACGCTGATCGATGACATAAACCTCGAGGACACGAGTGCAGAGATCGAGTTGTCGCGTATTGGCGTGGGGCCCCTCGCTGGCGACGGCAACGACAGGAAACCTGCCAAACCGCAAACCCAACCACAACAGTCACAACCACATCAGTCGTTCGAGTACGGTGGCTACTCTGAGTACAACTAA
- the PAC10 gene encoding tubulin-binding prefolding complex subunit PAC10 (similar to Saccharomyces cerevisiae PAC10 (YGR078C); ancestral locus Anc_3.134), whose amino-acid sequence MQSIFQGEEVNGRGIPRAAFIEDVSAFLESHGGADAARAVFAQCQEQLSKYQYMLEAKRQQLAQLQQRLPDLQSSQRICSVLADSQENGDDAGSDADPSLELNFQLNDTLYTRASVPPNTTHVGLWLGADVMLEYPLAEALVLLEGKVADCKEGAAAAASDVEWLRENVTTLEVNCARLYNWDVAQTTVRPAV is encoded by the coding sequence ATGCAGTCGATATTTCAAGGCGAGGAGGTCAATGGCCGCGGGATCCCGCGGGCCGCGTTCATCGAGGACGTCTCTGCGTTTCTTGAGAGCCACGGCGGCGCCGATGCCGCGCGTGCGGTGTTTGCACAGTGCCAGGAACAACTGTCCAAGTACCAGTATATGCTGGAGGCGAAACGGCAGCAGCTAGCACAGTTGCAGCAGCGACTACCGGATCTGCAAAGCTCTCAGCGGATCTGCAGCGTGCTGGCTGACTCGCAAGAGAACGGTGATGACGCCGGATCTGACGCTGACCCGTCCCTCGAGCTGAACTTCCAGCTGAACGACACTCTGTACACGCGTGCCAGTGTACCCCCCAACACGACCCACGTTGGGCTGTGGCTCGGTGCAGACGTGATGCTGGAGTACCCACTCGCCGAGGCTTTGGTTCTTCTCGAGGGCAAAGTCGCGGACTGCAAAGAGGGCGCCGCTGCAGCGGCCTCCGACGTCGAGTGGCTTCGCGAGAACGTCACGACGCTCGAGGTCAACTGCGCCCGACTGTACAACTGGGACGTCGCTCAGACGACGGTCCGTCCCGCTGTGTAA
- the MRPL25 gene encoding mitochondrial 54S ribosomal protein mL59 (similar to Saccharomyces cerevisiae MRPL25 (YGR076C); ancestral locus Anc_3.137), with protein MSSREYFQRLPAVLRRFFERYPPSALSSGSPSPFVARVNSSTGRYADPVYSRRRMAQVYKLAAQWSLTDLLPALPRGKLFFEEKYAARPLLKGVAAPRGHLHELGRRSGRPPVASPEQIDAALAAAGKKRAKRPKHPKQNRWV; from the coding sequence ATGTCTTCGAGGGAGTACTTCCAGCGGCTGCCCGCTGTGCTGCGTCGGTTCTTCGAGCGGTACCCTCCTAGTGCGCTGTCCTCTGGAAGTCCCAGCCCCTTCGTCGCGAGAGTGAACTCCTCGACGGGCCGGTACGCGGACCCTGTTTACTCACGGCGAAGGATGGCTCAAGTGTACAAGCTGGCCGCGCAGTGGTCCCTCACGGACTTGCTGCCGGCTCTCCCCCGCGGGAAGCTGTTCTTCGAGGAGAAGTACGCTGCGAGACCGCTGCTGAAAGGTGTCGCTGCTCCAAGAGGGCACCTACACGAACTGGGGCGCAGGTCTGGGAGACCGCCAGTCGCCTCGCCTGAACAGATAGACGCTGCTCTTGCTGCAGcggggaagaagagggcCAAGCGGCCGAAGCACCCGAAGCAGAACCGGTGGGTCTAG
- the SMD1 gene encoding mRNA splicing protein SMD1 (similar to Saccharomyces cerevisiae SMD1 (YGR074W); ancestral locus Anc_3.139) has protein sequence MALVQFLKKLRNEQVTVELKNGSTVWGTVEAVSPQMNVTLSRATLTLATTGPSPMVIQNINVRGNTIRQILLPESLNLDALLVDPQEVAALRRRGRVGAVASRKRATSTTTPSSKRPRPHDE, from the coding sequence ATGGCGCTGGTGCAGTTTCTGAAGAAGCTGCGGAACGAGCAGGTCACCGTcgagttgaagaacgggTCCACCGTGTGGGGCACCGTCGAGGCCGTCTCGCCGCAGATGAACGTGACGCTTTCGAGGGCGACGCTGACTTTGGCGACTACAGGGCCCTCACCCATGGTCATACAGAACATCAACGTCAGGGGGAACACCATCAGACAGATCCTGCTCCCCGAGTCGCTGAATCTCGACGCTTTGCTCGTGGACCCTCAGGAGGTCGCTGCGTTGCGTCGTCGTGGGAGAGTCGGTGCAGTGGCAAGCCGCAAGCGTGCCACATCGACCACGACACCGTCTAGTAAACGCCCTCGTCCTCACGACGAGTGA
- the SIR2 gene encoding NAD-dependent histone deacetylase SIR2 (similar to Saccharomyces cerevisiae SIR2 (YDL042C) and HST1 (YOL068C); ancestral locus Anc_3.151) — translation MTSMASVPMGQSVGADGLGDQETVVKVLSEPEGVPLAMTAVPDVLKPVNSRGPIAIAMNRQTRRYVLPQITKEDSLNARLYLKNYGANVFLDKYLPEEVNSLYIYFLIRLLGFELKNSSLTRTIQDALEPPPDDRSLLQSDVCYTYRGIDDPLDMRLTVRLIKDLQRAMNKIFATRVKLSNFTTVDDFASRLQSASNVIVLTGAGVSTSLGIPDFRSSEGFYSKIKYLGLQDPQDVFNYEIFRRDPSVFYSIAHMVLPPSGIYSPLHSFIKMLADKNKLLRNYTQNIDNLEAAAGVPAEKLVQCHGSFATASCVTCHWKVPGEKVFGSIRRVELPLCPYCVQDRRRLFRAARTALGLSEEDYLDESNFELDKFLEADNSQAYDDLGIPLDIKSYGVLKPDITFFGEALPSKFHKSLREDIPKCDLLVCIGTSLKVAPVSDIVSMLPIDVPQVLINRDPVKHAEFDLSLLGYCDDIASLVTDSCGWELPHRDWDKLKNQRYSTREWMRGLYNVSRIE, via the coding sequence ATGACTTCCATGGCGAGCGTGCCGATGGGGCAAAGTGTCGGTGCTGATGGTCTTGGTGACCAAGAGACCGTGGTGAAAGTGTTGTCGGAGCCCGAGGGGGTGCCCCTGGCGATGACGGCGGTGCCCGATGTGCTGAAACCGGTGAACAGCAGGGGTCCCATAGCGATAGCAATGAACAGGCAGACGAGAAGGTACGTTCTGCCGCAAATCACGAAGGAGGACTCGCTGAACGCGCGGctgtacttgaagaactacGGGGCGAACGTGtttttggacaagtacTTGCCCGAGGAGGTAAACTCGCTGTACATATACTTCTTGATCCGGTTGCTTGGGtttgagttgaagaacagtAGTCTGACGAGGACGATACAGGATGCTTTGGAACCCCCACCGGATGACAGGTCCCTTCTGCAGTCGGACGTTTGCTACACGTACCGGGGGATAGACGACCCTCTGGACATGCGCTTGACGGTGCGTCTGATCAAGGACTTGCAACGGGCAATGAACAAGATATTCGCGACGCGTGTCAAGCTCTCGAATTTCACTACCGTTGACGACTTCGCCTCGAGGCTACAGAGTGCGTCGAACGTGATTGTGCTAACCGGTGCTGGTGTGTCCACCTCTCTCGGGATCCCCGATTTCAGGTCTTCCGAGGGGTTTTACTCGAAGATCAAGTACCTTGGGTTGCAGGACCCACAGGACGTGTTTAACTACGAGATCTTCAGGAGGGACCCGTCCGTATTCTACAGTATCGCACACATGGTGCTCCCGCCGAGCGGCATCTACTCACCCTTGCACAGTTTCATCAAGATGCTCGCtgacaagaacaagttgcTAAGGAACTACACGCAGAACATCGACAACTTGGAGGCCGCTGCTGGGGTCCCCGCTGAGAAACTTGTGCAGTGCCACGGGTCCTTTGCGACGGCTTCCTGCGTGACGTGCCACTGGAAGGTCCCTGGGGAGAAAGTCTTCGGCAGCATCCGGCGCGTTGAGTTGCCCCTATGCCCTTACTGCGTCCAGGACAGGAGGCGTTTGTTCCGGGCCGCGAGGACCGCGTTGGGGCTTTCCGAGGAGGACTACTTGGACGAGAGCAATTTCGAGCTGGACAAGTTCCTCGAAGCTGATAACTCGCAGGCGTACGACGATCTGGGGATCCCGCTGGACATCAAGTCCTACGGCGTGTTGAAACCGGACATCACATTCTTTGGCGAGGCGTTGCCCTCCAAATTCCACAAGTCTCTCAGGGAGGACATCCCGAAGTGTGACTTGCTCGTGTGTATCGGCACGAGTCTGAAAGTCGCGCCAGTGTCAGATATCGTCAGTATGCTCCCGATTGACGTCCCGCAGGTGCTCATCAACAGGGACCCGGTGAAGCACGCGGAGTTCGACCTCAGCTTGCTAGGGTATTGCGACGATATCGCATCGCTCGTCACGGACAGCTGCGGGTGGGAGCTCCCGCACAGGGACTGGGACAAGCTCAAGAACCAGCGGTATTCCACGAGGGAGTGGATGAGAGGTCTCTACAATGTGTCGCGCATCGAGTGA
- the KNAG0K01820 gene encoding uncharacterized protein (similar to Saccharomyces cerevisiae YOL070C; ancestral locus Anc_3.148), translated as MSGVSLDNPSPKKSLETQERLSAMINELDLESSDASSLPPVASRKPESGSSSVGSGVAIISPLTAAKLDGGPPGRGQLTSESDSGSSVSYADASNANRMSVQDSAYRYSMVSNYSGVVHEGTEVSYVVKNRDPQGHVGAAPIGIGWTIDKDSVPKVPKVPGGLAGEGVDEGVDEGEGEDRSRELVIKQITNAKPVSRFSSVHSETPSKPPKLQSGDASGANREPILVPAVAPVLEESSSPSQDDSASIQSSIIPPLTTNAHRTKSRRDPHRTEMAPVIPTAPPRSKARPRTMLFNEDGSEVLAPAEEQEQEQDHHEDAQFVDVTPESKGTQVTSDGKSKQRRRRQHRHEKEGKPRPFSTETISQLLSMTRGTLLGSEFAQLEMRVEEKRALERLVDSLSRLTADMVLDPERYEEGLKRLQRATKALDGF; from the coding sequence ATGTCTGGTGTGTCGTTGGACAATCCGTCGCCCAAGAAGTCGCTGGAGACGCAGGAGAGGCTTTCCGCGATGATCAACGAACTCGACTTGGAGTCGAGCGATGCGAGTTCTCTACCGCCCGTGGCATCTCGCAAGCCAGAATCCGGCTCGTCCTCTGTGGGTAGCGGCGTTGCGATCATCAGTCCCTTGACTGCTGCGAAGTTGGATGGTGGGCCACCTGGGAGAGGCCAGTTGACCTCTGAGTCCGACTCAGGCTCCTCCGTATCGTACGCTGACGCGAGCAACGCGAACAGAATGAGTGTGCAAGATAGTGCATACAGATACAGTATGGTCTCGAACTACTCTGGTGTGGTCCACGAAGGTACGGAGGTCTCGTACGTAGTAAAGAACAGGGATCCGCAGGGCCATGTTGGTGCTGCTCCTATAGGTATTGGGTGGACGATTGATAAGGATTCGGTGCCCAAGGTACCCAAGGTACCCGGTGGATTGGCAGGCGAGGGCGTGGACGAAGGCGTGGACGAGGGCGAAGGGGAGGACCGCAGCCGTGAACTTGTCATCAAACAGATCACGAACGCCAAGCCCGTGAGCAGGTTCAGCTCTGTGCATTCCGAGACACCAAGCAAACCACCCAAGTTGCAAAGCGGTGATGCCAGTGGTGCCAATAGAGAACCAATTCTTGTGCCAGCGGTTGCACCTGTCCTCGAGGAATCCAGTTCGCCGTCGCAGGACGATTCGGCGTCGATACAGTCGAGTATCATCCCGCCGCTGACGACGAATGCACATAGGACTAAGTCGAGGAGGGACCCGCACAGGACAGAGATGGCGCCCGTAATCCCTACAGCTCCACCGCGCAGCAAAGCGAGGCCCAGAACGATGCTCTTTAACGAGGACGGGTCAGAGGTACTCGCACCTGCCgaagagcaagagcaagagcaagacCACCACGAGGACGCTCAATTTGTCGACGTCACCCCGGAGAGCAAGGGCACGCAGGTTACAAGCGATGGCAAGAGTAAGCAGAGGAGACGGAGACAGCACAGACACGAGAAGGAAGGGAAACCGCGGCCTTTCAGCACGGAGACGATATCGCAACTGCTCTCGATGACGAGGGGAACGCTACTGGGCTCAGAGTTCGCTCAGCTCGAGATGCGCGTTGAGGAGAAGCGGGCGCTCGAACGGCTCGTCGACTCGCTCTCGAGGCTCACTGCGGACATGGTGCTCGACCCGGAACGCTACGAGGAAGGGTTGAAGCGACTGCAGCGGGCCACGAAGGCCCTCGACGGGTTCTGA
- the PRP11 gene encoding spliceosome assembly protein PRP11 (similar to Saccharomyces cerevisiae PRP11 (YDL043C); ancestral locus Anc_3.150), giving the protein MDYSSRAGSKKGGGGMATESEFNLQRRRQVEQLLSHDQEIPYTYATQDGVTPNGSGGGETRSDPYIYKNRSGKLICKLCNTLHMSWSSVERHLQGKKHGLNVLRRVSSDQRGSQGPGTQPGASTAELEYQAKVDETRKSLGANGVTPACQVVPIRDTHRDGLAIRVEYSGAPHSRDPPPFIRIMSSFELPGDDNNNKGKTLIIAYPPFNNVGVPLDATRDVEFDVDVHEGNISVETPTGKIAVDRTNAQLTYWDAPNGLFYVQFLYTAPETQQDPHSDA; this is encoded by the coding sequence ATGGACTACAGCAGCAGGGCAGGGTCGAAGAAGGGCGGTGGCGGGATGGCCACCGAGTCCGAGTTCAATCTGCAACGGAGACGGCAGGTGGAACAGTTACTGAGTCACGACCAAGAGATCCCGTACACGTACGCTACCCAGGACGGAGTGACCCCCAAcggtagtggtggtggtgagaCACGGAGCGACCCGTACATCTACAAGAACCGGTCCGGGAAGCTGATCTGTAAGCTGTGCAACACTTTGCACATGTCCTGGAGCAGTGTCGAGCGACACCTACAGGGGAAGAAGCACGGACTGAACGTTCTACGGAGGGTCAGCAGTGACCAGCGTGGCTCACAGGGTCCCGGTACCCAACCGGGTGCCAGCACTGCGGAACTGGAGTACCAGGCGAAGGTCGACGAGACGCGCAAGTCTCTCGGTGCGAACGGCGTGACTCCTGCTTGTCAAGTGGTCCCCATCCGTGACACTCACAGAGACGGGCTTGCAATACGTGTGGAGTACTCGGGGGCACCGCACAGCAGGGACCCTCCACCTTTCATCAGGATCATGTCATCCTTCGAGTTGCCTGgcgacgacaacaacaacaagggTAAGACGCTGATCATCGCGTATCCGCCCTTCAACAACGTCGGAGTCCCACTAGACGCAACGAGAGACGTAGAGTTTGATGTGGATGTGCACGAGGGCAACATCTCTGTAGAGACACCGACGGGCAAGATCGCCGTGGACCGCACGAACGCGCAACTGACTTACTGGGACGCACCCAACGGCCTCTTCTATGTCCAGTTCCTCTACACAGCACCAGAGACACAGCAAGACCCGCACAGCGACGCATAA
- the FAD1 gene encoding FMN adenylyltransferase (similar to Saccharomyces cerevisiae FAD1 (YDL045C); ancestral locus Anc_3.146), translated as MTLAEISRHCYELAQSYLDLDGSTLDGVINETQNAIRLTRDYFLEDIFTRWSPLDGEISFSYNGGKDCQVLLLLYLGCLWEFFVVQAGKSQYALQFQLFPMHSLPSVFINLDETFPILYRFINESAARYHLELYESCPQCNDGPCDMPSQFRRFLDGPGEGTRAIVIGVRYTDPFGDQLEPIQRTDSNWPDFVRLQPLLHWRLSNVWSFLLYSGEPISELYKVGFTSIGSIEGTTPNPHLLRTKHSGAREKEEGRSPFQWEIDHRYIASATAREEHSEEWLQSLAEQYLPGWYLTDDSLERAGRLKKGK; from the coding sequence ATGACGCTTGCGGAAATATCGAGGCACTGCTACGAACTGGCGCAATCGTACCTGGATTTGGACGGCTCCACGCTCGATGGTGTCATCAACGAGACCCAAAATGCGATCCGTTTGACGAGGGACTACTTCCTCGAGGACATCTTCACGCGGTGGTCGCCGCTGGACGGCGAGATTTCGTTCAGTTACAATGGGGGCAAGGACTGTCAAGTGCTGCTTCTGCTGTATTTGGGGTGTCTGTGGGAATTCTTCGTGGTTCAGGCTGGGAAGTCTCAGTACGCCCTACAGTTCCAGTTGTTCCCGATGCACTCTCTGCCCAGTGTGTTCATTAACTTGGACGAGACGTTCCCGATCCTCTACCGGTTCATCAACGAGTCCGCCGCAAGGTACCATTTGGAGTTATACGAGTCCTGCCCTCAGTGTAACGACGGACCTTGCGACATGCCCTCGCAGTTTAGACGGTTCCTGGACGGCCCAGGGGAGGGCACGAGGGCGATTGTCATTGGTGTACGGTACACGGACCCCTTTGGCGATCAGTTGGAACCCATACAGAGGACGGATAGTAACTGGCCCGATTTCGTCCGGTTACAACCGTTGCTCCATTGGAGACTGAGCAACGTGTGGTCTTTCCTGCTGTACTCGGGGGAACCTATCAGTGAACTATACAAAGTCGGGTTCACCTCGATTGGGTCCATCGAGGGCACAACACCGAACCCACACCTTCTACGGACGAAACATAGTGGGGCCAgggagaaggaggagggACGGTCGCCCTTCCAATGGGAGATCGACCACCGGTACATTGCCAGTGCCACTGCACGGGAAGAGCATTCAGAGGAGTGGCTCCAGTCTCTCGCAGAACAGTACCTCCCCGGGTGGTACCTGACGGACGACTCGTTGGAGCGAGCTGGACGACTCAAGAAAGGGAAGTGA
- the NPC2 gene encoding sterol transporter (similar to Saccharomyces cerevisiae NPC2 (YDL046W); ancestral locus Anc_3.143), whose translation MRLPPLLLLVYCCVAHGSLLFAGRDSGPHAVTDSVEIPGGSPLQLCDTASGPLGLTIESLELDPTPAKRAANLTITARGVLHVAVTQGSYVDVEVRLGLIRILTQRFDLCDVSRDNNIEGLQCPVSKGPHTLVHTVQVPAEVPAGRYSVFARAYSAAGTQLTCLTGDIVFQQRGPAVIDH comes from the coding sequence ATGAGACTGCCcccgctgctgctactTGTATACTGCTGTGTTGCCCATGGGTCGCTGCTGTTCGCTGGCAGGGACTCGGGCCCTCACGCGGTCACCGACAGTGTGGAGATCCCCGGTGGGTCTCCCCTCCAACTGTGCGACACCGCAAGTGGCCCCCTGGGCCTCACGATCGAAAGCCTCGAACTAGACCCAACACCTGCAAAGCGTGCCGCCAACCTGACGATCACCGCTCGCGGGGTCCTTCACGTTGCCGTGACACAAGGCTCCTACGTCGACGTTGAGGTCCGGCTGGGACTCATCCGCATCCTCACACAGCGGTTCGACCTCTGCGACGTGTCCCGAGACAACAACATAGAGGGGCTACAGTGTCCTGTCTCTAAAGGCCCTCACACACTCGTCCACACGGTGCAAGTGCCCGCAGAGGTGCCCGCCGGAAGGTATTCCGTCTTTGCAAGAGCCTACTCGGCAGCTGGGACGCAACTGACCTGTCTCACGGGGGACATAGTGTTCCAGCAGCGTGGCCCAGCAGTAATAGACCACTGA